One stretch of Arachis hypogaea cultivar Tifrunner chromosome 20, arahy.Tifrunner.gnm2.J5K5, whole genome shotgun sequence DNA includes these proteins:
- the LOC112782968 gene encoding uncharacterized protein — protein sequence MLSQLWPPHIHTASFLLPELHRPRRFLLLSSNAYRRTPTFHFRLERRRKPGPRRGSSICCCCGSASEWELKEAGIAVSTFLQGLGVSEEESVSIASKSPSYSNMLVESVRDLDQHSMWNSDSASLGFREKLLHIASVKGDNGKLPYFESLGFTHSSSITLARYLSSQNLPSLMHKVASIKDLFFSHQADHLLINNIRRMMLHLSIPIDDDLQHILSFFEKLEARRGGLNVLLSDKDTAFRHLIDSFPRLLSLSLDNHIVPIIDFLHNIGVPRVHITTIILSFPPILFWNIQLLKARLLALKQIHVVDKDYIKLLIRYPWVLSTSIQENYEEVHGFFLSEKVRKICIDSAIRGQPYLLGCSTSKLKSMLDQLADLGVKGNKLDRVIARSPQLLLRKPRDFLQVVLFFENMGLDREIVGRILSRCPEIFAASINKTLKRKIEFLSGVGVSEAYLPGVIRKYPELLLTDTDKTILHRLMYLMKLGLSEKEIGFMVRTFSPLLGYSIEEVLRPKIEFLVKSMGRPVREVVDYPRYFSYSLEKKIKPRYFVLKGRHIECSLKDMLGKNDEEFAAEFMGVGLGGMLDPPLCSENVLDC from the exons ATGTTGTCTCAGTTGTGGCCTCCCCATATTCACACAGCCTCCTTTCTCTTGCCTGAGCTTCACCGGCCTCGTCGTTTTCTTCTGCTGTCGAGCAATGCATATAGACGTACACCTACCTTTCACTTTCGattagaaaggagaagaaaaccaGGACCAAGACGAGGCAGCAGcatttgttgttgttgtggttctGCCTCTGAGTGGGAACTTAAGGAAGCAGGTATAGCCGTGTCAACTTTCCTTCAAGGATTAGGGGTGTCAGAGGAGGAGTCCGTATCCATCGCATCCAAGTCACCCTCTTACTCCAACATGTTGGTGGAGAGTGTCAGGGATTTGGACCAACACTCCATGTGGAATTCCGATTCGGCCTCCTTGGGCTTCAGGGAAAAGCTTCTTCACATTGCCTCCGTCAAAGGTGACAATGGAAAACTCCCTTACTTTGAGAGTCTCGGCTTCACTCACTCTTCATCTATCACTCTTGCTAGGTATCTCTCCTCTCAGAACCTCCCATCCCTCATGCACAAGGTTGCATCCATCAAGGACCTCTTCTTTTCTCATCAAGCTGATCACCTCCTCATCAACAACATTCGTCGCATGATGCTCCACCTGTCCATTCCAATCGACGATGATCTACAACATATTCTCTCCTTCTTTGAGAAGCTTGAAGCCAGGCGTGGAGGCTTAAATGTCTTGCTCTCTGACAAAGACACTGCCTTTCGCCATTTGATTGATTCCTTTCCTCGTTTACTTTCACTCTCACTGGATAACCACATCGTTCCTATTATCGATTTTCTCCACAATATTGGAGTTCCCAGAGTTCACATCACAACCATAATACTCTCTTTTCCGCCTATTCTGTTCTGGAATATTCAACTCCTTAAAGCTAGACTCCTCGCCTTGAAACAG ATTCATGTGGTGGATAAAGATTATATCAAGTTGTTGATCAGATATCCTTGGGTTCTATCTACAAGCATTCAAGAGAACTATGAGGAGGTTCATGGATTTTTTCTTTCTGAGAAG GTTAGAAAGATATGTATTGACTCTGCAATCAGAGGCCAACCATACCTGTTGGGTTGTTCAACAAGCAAGCTGAAGTCGATGCTGGATCAGTTGGCTGATCTTGGAGTTAAGGGAAATAAGTTAGATAGAGTTATTGCTAGAAGCCCGCAGCTACTATTGCGGAAGCCCAGAGATTTTCTACAg GTTGTTCTGTTCTTTGAAAATATGGGCTTGGATAGAGAAATTGTTGGGAGAATTCTTTCTCGCTGCCCAGAAATTTTCGCTGCCAGCATCAATAAAACTCTTAAGAGGAAGATTGAATTCCTTTCTGGGGTTGGCGTTTCGGAAGCATATCTTCCTGGGGTAATCAGAAAGTATCCGGAATTACTTCTAACGGACACTGATAAAACCATACTGCATCG GCTGATGTACCTGATGAAGTTAGGACTTTCGGAGAAAGAGATTGGGTTTATGGTGCGCACGTTTTCTCCGCTCCTCGGGTACAGTATAGAGGAGGTTTTGAGGCCAAAAATAGAATTCTTGGTGAAGTCGATGGGGAGGCCGGTACGAGAAGTTGTCGATTACCCTCGGTATTTTAGCTATTCATTAGAAAAAAAGATAAAGCCAAGATACTTTGTACTCAAGGGAAGGCACATTGAATGTAGTTTAAAGGATATGCTGGGAAAAAATGATGAGGAATTTGCTGCAGAATTTATGGGTGTGGGTCTTGGAGGGATGCTTGACCCTCCTCTCTGTTCTGAGAATGTGTT GGATTGTTGA